The genomic segment TGTCTCCTGCAGGGTAGATTCCCATAACTGTGGCACGTTCATCTTGTGCCAGGATAATAGGTCTAGTCTTTTTGTATACCATTCCCCGATGATACCCGGGTCTTTTTCCAGCGCTTGAAAATGTACGGCCAAAGAGCAGTGGGTACATGCTGGCTTTCGGTGTTTTCCTTGTAACGTTTGGAGTTGTAATTTCGGGGTAGATGCTTTATAAAAATTATTATTTCGTAAATTCATGCGATGAAGTCAGATGTCCTTATGCAAAGAGCTGCTTCATCCAAAAAAAATAAACGCATGAAAAGCAGAACACGAAATCGAGGTTTTTATTTCAAGCTATATGATGAGCCGTTTCAGACGCCTTTTGATAAGTTGTTTGACATTTTTAAAGAACTCATCACCCATACCTCAGGAGATTTTGATGAAGCTATCGATTGGCTGCGTGAACTGGATAAAGAGTTCAAGCTGACCACTCCCGAATATACGATAGATGATTTCATCGCAGATCTGAAGAATAAAGGATACATCCGGGAGCGGCTGGAGTTTGGTGGGACTGGCAGTGTAGATCTGACCTCAAAGATGGAGAAAGCCTTACGCCAGAATGCGTTGGACCAAATTTTTGGAAAGATGAGAAAGGGGAGGTCGGGCAATCATAAAACCAGCCAGCAAGGGCGGAGTGACGAAAGTATGGGCGATTTGCGAAGCTATCAATATGGAGACAGCCTAGAAAAAATTGCACTCACTGAAAGCCTGAAAAACGCACAGGTCAATCATGGCATAGGTGATTTCGCCTTATCAGAAAACGATCTCGTTGTAGAAGATACGCAGTTTAAATCGCAGATGAGTACGGTGCTGATGATCGATATCAGCCATAGTATGATTCTCTACGGCGAAGACCGCATCACTCCTGCAAAGAAAGTAGCTATGGCCCTATCCGAGCTGATACTGACGCGTTATCCGAAGGATTCACTTGATGTCATCGTTTTTGGTAATGACGCTTGGCCTATAGCGATAAAAGATTTACCATATCTACAGGTGGGGCCATTTCATACCAATACTGTCGCCGGTCTTCAGTTAGCGATGGACATACTCAGACGTAAGCGGCATGCCAACAAACAGATATTTATGATCACTGACGGCAAACCGAGCTGCCTGAACATGCCGGATGGTACTTATTATAAAAATCCGATGGGGCTTGATCCTTTTATTACAGGTAAGTGTTACAGCATGGCAGCTCAAGCCCGTAAATTGGGGATACCCATTACGACTTTTATGATCACCGCTGATCCGTATTTGCAGCAATTCGTTGACGAATTTACAGCCTCTAATCAGGGTAAGGCTTATTATACCGGGCTTGGAGATCTTGGCGAAATGATCTTTGAAGACTACGAAGAAAATCGAAGAAAGAGAATACGGTAACAGCATATCATCTTGCGCTGCGTTTGCGGCTCATTTTAAGAACAACATATGGATTACATGAAGATTACAACATTTGGCGCACTAAAGAATTCAGGATATCGGCCTAAGACGATAAAAGAAGAATTGCGTGACAATCTGATTACAAAAATAAGGAATGGCGAGACTGTATTTAACGGAGTACATGGTTATGAGGATACGGTAATTCCCGAACTGGAGCGGGCGATTCTCTCCAAGCATAATATTAATTTTCTGGGCCTTCGCGGTCAGGCAAAGACCCGCTTGGCCAGGCTTATGGTTAATCTGCTGGATGAATATGTACCTGTGGTGGAGGGGTCCGAAATCAATGACGACCCATACCACCCCATATCCCGTTATGCGCTGGAGCTCCTAGAGGGAAAAGGCGATGACACGCCGATAAGCTGGCTACACCGCAGTGAACGTTTTGCGGAGAAATTGGCTACCCCCGATGTTACGGTAGCCGATTTGATCGGAGATGTCGATCCTATCAAGGCCGCAAATCTGAGGTTGAGTTATGCTGACGATCGCGTAATTCATTTTGGAATGATTCCCCGGGCAAACCGTTCAATATTTGTCATTAATGAACTGCCCGATCTTCAAGCACGCATACAGGTAGCACTTTTTAATATCCTGCAGGAGGGGGATATCCAGATCCGCGGGTTTAAATTGCGCCTGCCGTTGGACGTACAGTTCATATTTACGGCCAATCCAGAAGATTATACCAATAGGGGAAGTATTGTGACACCGCTGAAAGACCGGATAGGTTCACAGATTTTAACCCATTACCCCACGTCGATTGAGATCGCTAAGGTCATTACTGCGCAAGAGGCTAATTTGGAAGCTGCGCAGAAGAATCAGATATACATACCGGAGCTCGCGCGTGAATTAATCGAGCAAATCAGTTTTGAAGCCAGAAATAGTGAGTATGTAGATGAAAAAAGCGGAATCAGTGCACGGATGAGCATTACGGCATTTCAAAACCTATTGAGCACTGCCGAGTTACGCATGCTCAAAAACGGTTCCAGTAAGACCTCCGTACGCTTGAGCGATTTTATGGGGATCGTGCCCGCTATAACCGGAAAAGTGGAACTTGTTTACGAAGGCGAGCAGGAGGGCCCTGCGGCAGTCGCTATGCAGCTGATCGAAAATGCAGTAAAAAGCTTATTTCCGATCTTGTTTCCCAAAATTGAGAAGTTGGAAAAAGAAGGCCAACGCTATCCTTATGATGGCATTGTCCGTTGGTTTGCAGAATCGGAGGGGGTTGAGCTATCCGATGAACTTAGAGACGCCGATTACGAACAGCTATTGGAACAAATAACCCCGCTGCGCACCTTGATCGAGCAATATCGGCCGGAAACAAAGCCAGAAGATCACTACTTTCTGAGCGAGTTTATACTGTGGGGCTTGGCGCTATACAACAAATTGAGTAAATTTAGAACAGGCAAGGACCTGCAGTTTCAAGATAACTTTCAGGGGTATCTGCGGAATAATTTGTAATCATCCACCCCAGGAAAAGATTCTGGGAACACAGGGCGCATATCCGGCAAAAAAACTTCCGGTCCCGAGCTAAACGCATTTTGGTGCGCGCAGGCAGCGCCAATTTTGAACTATCACCATGCTGGAGAGCTGATAGATCATATCGTTAGCGAAATGTCAGCTTTAAAGTAATCAATGCTGTGCCGGTAGTAGACTGCACATGCTATCGGCGGGCTTTTATGAATAAAGAGTAAATGAATATTTCTGAAAGATGCTTATAGGCGCCAGTATAACGCGATCGAATAATTAATATAAGCGTAATAATTAATTTATTGTCCGTACAAATAAAGGTTGTATCTTGAGACTATATAAGTTCCCGAAATGCAAGGCAGGACCTTTTATTATTTGATCGTATATACTCTCATTCTGCTGCTAATCAGTATAATGAGCGGCTGTAAAAAGGATCCGGCGGATTATCCTGTGGGCTCCAATGCCTATGTAAACACCTGGATATTGGATAGCCTGAGGCGCTATTATTTCTGGAATGAGTCCCTGCCTAAGAAGCCCGATCTGAATCAGCATCCCACCGTTTTTTTCAAATCTTTATTGAATGCTGCAGATCGATTTTCCTATATGGTCGATCCGCAAGATCCTGCCAGCTATCCGCCATCCAACTGGAATAAGTTTGGATTTGACTATGCGACAGTGCGTACGGATGATAGTAATCTGATTTTTGGGATTATTAAATACGTTTACAACGATTCGCCAGCATCGCGCAGCGGATTGAAACGGGGCGATTACATCAGTAGGATCAATGGAGAACGCTTGACAATCTCCAATGCTGGCCGGTTGCAAAATGAACTGTCGACAAGTGGTGAAGGACGGCTGACGATAGCCACTTGGGAAGGCGATGCTCTTAAGGATTTACGAACAGTGGATCTCATTGCTGGAGTGATACTCGAACAATCTGTTAAACAGCATATTTTCCAACTGGACACCAAGAAAATAGGCTATCTCTATCTCAATGACTTTAGTCCGGGGCTAGCTCAGTCAGTTATTCCTAATTTTAATCTGTTTAAGAACGAGACGATTGATGCACTGATCATCGATATCCGCTACAACCCCGGCGGACAGGTGGCCGAGGCCGCTGGGGTCACCGCCTTGATCAGCGGGCTGGCATACAATACACCGTTTATTACCTATACAGGCAATAAAAATGGAGGTCGGAAGACTGAAAGTATCGGTCACAGTGCCAGCAGCGATCACAGCATGCAGTACGGCCAGCTGTTGGAAGCGAGTCTGGGACTGAAGCAGCTGTACCTCTTAGTAACAGGGACAACCGCCTCTGCCGCCGAACTATTGATCAACAATCTAAAACCCTATGTCAATGTCATCACCATTGGAGAGACAACCAGGGGAAAAGATCAAGCGTCATTTGTCATTAAGGATATGCGGCAGACCAAGACCATATCTTGGGAGCTGCATCCGATCATTTATAAGCTGTCCAATGCGCGGGGTGAAGGAGATTATAGTACGGGTATAGTACCGCAACATCATGTAAATGAGCTAGAGTATCTTCCCTTAAAAGAATTGGGTGCTGCAGATGATCCGCTTGTGCAGCGTGTGTTTACACTTATACAAGACGGTATATCAACGCGTATGCGCAAAGATGATCCAAAGATTGCGATAGACGACATTCATGTTTTGACCGACAGTAGGCAGATGCAGACAGCATACGACTTGCTGCAAACAAGAAATTGAGGGGCTGTCCTTGATCTTTAAATAACATATAATTAAACTGATATTAATTGTGGGTTAACAGCAGCTGGTTAGCTTTGAGTCATTACCATCAGTATACTTGTTATGAAAAGAAAAGCAACAGCAACTAACGAACAATTATTGGAACAATTGCGTCAGGGAGATAAAGCGGCATTTCAAGAACTGTATTTTCGGACGCGAAATAAGGTAATGGGCTTTTCTTACAAGTTTTTACGTTCTCAGGAAGACGCAAAGGAACTCACGCAGGAGATCTTTGTAAAGCTCTGGGAAAACCGTGAAAAAATAGAATCCAGTAAAAATATAGAGACTTTGTTGTACGTTATGGTCCGTTACAGCATGCTTGATCTGTGGAAGCGAAAACTGAGATATGATAATTTTCTTGAAACGCAAAGCAGGGTTGAGCAGCATCATGACTCCACTGCGCAATATATAGACTATCAGGAATGTTATGCGGTGTTATCCAAATCGATAGAAAGCCTGCCACAACAAGCGCAAAAAGTATATCGTCTAAGCCGCGAAGAAGGACTGTCCCATCAGCAAATCGCCGAGCAGCTTCAGATATCAACCCATACGGTCAGCAATCATATCAAAAGATCCATGCGTCAGATCAGGGCGTATTATAATAATAGTTACCCTGAGGCATTTGGCTGCATTTTAGGCTTAATTTTTTTCTTAGTTTAAGCATTTAAACATGTTGTTCCGGTCTCGGGAGCATCTGGTTTTCAAAATCGATTATTTTTTATTTTTTTCCTTTTCACTAGCCGTTGCGTTCTTGCCGATCTTTCTATAGATAAATAAGCAGAACGAAGTGCAAGATAAAGAATACATAAAGAGCATTATGGAACGTTTTCGTCGGGGACAGGCCACCCCAGCGGAAAAGAAAGCCTTATTGCACTATTTAGAAACCGAAAGCCGGGATATACAGATTGAACTCGTAGCCGAAGTTCTTGTCGACATATGGGCCGATGAGCCTACAGAACGGGAAGAAACCATTGAGACTACGCGGGAGTTTGACGCTATCTTAGACAAAATTCCAGATGCACCTAAAAAACGCAACCAGGTCCCAGTATTTAAGCTATTGTCCTACGCTGCCGCAATACTGCTGGTATGTGCGGTGACACTCAGCTGGTTTCATCTCCAGCAACCGGCCAAACAGAAGACTGCACCGGTGATAAGCTGGTCCAGCAAAACTACAGCCGATGGACAGAAAGTAAAAATCAGACTGAGCGACAGCACGATTATTTATTTGGCAGCTGGAAGTACACTACGCTGGCCGGATCGGTTTGAAAAAGGACAAAAACGAGAAGTAATCTTGGCGGGAGAAGCTTTTTTTGAAGTTAAAAGGGATACGACAAGCCCTTTTATTGTGCGCACGGGGAAGATAAGCACCCAAGTCCTAGGCACTTCTTTTAATATCTATGCCTATCCAAATGACAAAAGCCAGGTCATTTCGGTTCGTAGTGGTAAGGTCCGTATACTGGAAGGTGCCCAGTCGGACGAAAAGAAACTGGCCGATCTGACAGCAGGGATGCGTTTGACATATCAGCAGCAGACAATGCAGTTTTCAGTGGAAAAAGACCAGGATCCAGCAGTATTTAACAGCTGGATAGACAATCGCCTAGACTTTAAAAATGCGAGTTTGGATGAAGTAATGACCAAGCTGGGCAGGTACTATAATATCCGCTTTGATAGCAGAGGCGCCTGCCAACCGGATAGCTACCGTATCAATGCTCGCTTTGAAAATCTGCCAATTGCAAACATTATGGAGCAATTGAAATTGATGAGTGGAGGTAAGCTCCACTATCGAATCAATGGAGAACACTCCATTACCATATGGAGGGAGGGTTGTTCATGATCAAGTAAAGCACACCGCAGTTCCAATGGGCTGACCGTATACAATAATAAGAAAATAGAACCGTCCTGGGGCAACAGGACGGTTCAGAAAACAAATTTTTAATCACTAGAATAACTAAAAAATCGTTCGATTCCATGAATATAACTATATATTCTCAAAACAAAAGAAAATTTTTAAAATCTTACCATCAGTTTGTATTATTAGTTGTTGTTGGTTTGTTGCAATGCATCATACCACTGATGGGCGGTTGCCTACATGCGCAGGCGCTGCAGAAAAAAATAAGCCTTAATGTTACTTCAGCGCCTATTTCGAGCGCGCTACGCAATTTACAGACAGCATCCGGTCTGCAGATCAACTACGATGGCCGTATATTTTCCCCTGCCGCCAGAGTAAGCCTCCACGTTCAAAATAGCAGTACGGAATCTGTCTTAAGACAACTTTTGGCAAGCAGCCACGTCGGTTACAAAAATGCCGGTGGCAATACAGTGGTACTCTTTAAACTGCCGCCGCCTCAGGCACCGGGACGAGTAACCGGTACCGTTGTCGATCAACGTGGAGACCCACTGGTAGGCGCTACCGTCATTGTACAGGGGGTAGGTAAATCCATTATGACGGATAATAAAGGAAATTTTAGCATTGAATTGAAAGCAGGTATATATACCTTGGATATAACCTACATCTCGTATGAGAGTCAACGTATCACTGATGTGAAAATACGGGAAGGAGCGAGCACTAGCCTGAATATAGCCATGAAAGCCAGTGCCAATACATTGAGCCAGGTTGTTGTGACTTCTACATTTAAAAAGGCCAGTATTTCAGGTTTGCTGGTCAGACAGAAGAATGCACCGGAGATCAGTAACGGTATTTCAGCAGAACAGATTGCGTCCACGCCCGACCGTAATACGGGTGAAAGTTTAAAACGTATTGCAGGTGTCAACACTATGGACAATAAATTTGTGATTGTCAGGGGCATTGGTGAACGTTATAATGCAGCGGCGCTGGACGGAACAGTCCTGCCCAGTACCGAAGCGCAGAGACGGAGTTTTTCATTTGATATGATCCCAAATGCGATCGTTGACAACATAGTCGTTGTAAAATCAATGACTCCCGATATGAACACCAGCTTTGGTGGTGGACTCATTCAGATCAATACAAAGGATATTCCGACGGAAAATTTTATGACGCTGGGAGTCGGAATGTCCGTCAACGATCAATCAGTAGGAGAAGATTTTTTGAGCCGCAAACGCGGTAGATATGATTACCTTGGTTTTGACGATGGGCGACGGGATTTTCCGTCAGATTTGAAAACGGTGTCGAACATATCAACCATAGAGGAAATTGTTGATCAGACGCGCAAGTTTACACACGACAACTTTACCGTTTACAAGTACAAAGCATTGCCCTCCCAAAATTATCAGTTTACAATGGGCAGACTCATCAATATAGATACGTCGGGACTGAAAAAATTTGGATTTACAGGTGCACTGAGCTATCGTAACAATCAAATTATTACAAATATAGAGAGGAGTGCCCGCGGCAGCTGGAACAGCAATACCGCTATTGCAGCTTCAGGACATTCGTACGAATTTAACACCACCTGGGGCGGTATCGTCAACATGGGGCTGCAGCTTGGAAAGCAACGTTTTAGTTCCCGCAATACCTATACGCACCTGTATAATAACAGCTTTAAAAAGATAATGGGCGTGGATGCCGATAATAATTTTAATGATAAACCTAACCGGATCCGGGAGGCAGATGATCCGACTTTCACCACCTTGCTGCAGAATCAGCTGACAGGGCAGCACCAGTTCCAACAGATCAAATTGGAATGGAATGTTGCACGAACCGGTATAGATCGCAAGCAGAAAGATATCGGAATTGCCACTCAGGTACCTAGAATTATAGGAAAAGATACCCTCTTTTTTTATGATGTTCGACAATTGTCAGAGGCGCGATTCGAACCTATTTCGAAGCATTTTTATACCAATAGTGAAACACATTATTCTTGGAACATTGCTGCGTCCATACCCTTTGACCTTGGATTTTCGGAAAAGAACATACTCAAAGTTGGCTATTTTGGTATCCAGCGCAAGTCACAATTTGACTGGAAGATTCTTCCACTGGTCACGGGTACCACATTTGATCAGTCGTTGCCTTACTTGCCTGTTGGCGAGTGGCTAAAACCTGAAAACATCCGTGCTGATGGCTTTCTGCTTCTGTTGGATGGATGGGGAAATAATTACTATGCCGGAAAAAGCCGAAACCATGCAGGCTACTTCATGTTTGATAACAAGATCAATGCGCAATGGCGGCTGGTTTGGGGCTTGCGGGCAGAATATTATCGTTATAAAGAAATTAACAACCCGAGCAATTCATTGAATGAGAATGAATATGGAACATTTGACCGGCCGGAGGACAAAACCTGGCAATGGCTGCCCTCTGCGAATCTGACCTATAGCCCGAGCAGTGCGGTCAA from the Sphingobacterium thalpophilum genome contains:
- a CDS encoding sigma 54-interacting transcriptional regulator translates to MKITTFGALKNSGYRPKTIKEELRDNLITKIRNGETVFNGVHGYEDTVIPELERAILSKHNINFLGLRGQAKTRLARLMVNLLDEYVPVVEGSEINDDPYHPISRYALELLEGKGDDTPISWLHRSERFAEKLATPDVTVADLIGDVDPIKAANLRLSYADDRVIHFGMIPRANRSIFVINELPDLQARIQVALFNILQEGDIQIRGFKLRLPLDVQFIFTANPEDYTNRGSIVTPLKDRIGSQILTHYPTSIEIAKVITAQEANLEAAQKNQIYIPELARELIEQISFEARNSEYVDEKSGISARMSITAFQNLLSTAELRMLKNGSSKTSVRLSDFMGIVPAITGKVELVYEGEQEGPAAVAMQLIENAVKSLFPILFPKIEKLEKEGQRYPYDGIVRWFAESEGVELSDELRDADYEQLLEQITPLRTLIEQYRPETKPEDHYFLSEFILWGLALYNKLSKFRTGKDLQFQDNFQGYLRNNL
- a CDS encoding FecR family protein encodes the protein MERFRRGQATPAEKKALLHYLETESRDIQIELVAEVLVDIWADEPTEREETIETTREFDAILDKIPDAPKKRNQVPVFKLLSYAAAILLVCAVTLSWFHLQQPAKQKTAPVISWSSKTTADGQKVKIRLSDSTIIYLAAGSTLRWPDRFEKGQKREVILAGEAFFEVKRDTTSPFIVRTGKISTQVLGTSFNIYAYPNDKSQVISVRSGKVRILEGAQSDEKKLADLTAGMRLTYQQQTMQFSVEKDQDPAVFNSWIDNRLDFKNASLDEVMTKLGRYYNIRFDSRGACQPDSYRINARFENLPIANIMEQLKLMSGGKLHYRINGEHSITIWREGCS
- a CDS encoding S41 family peptidase; this translates as MSGCKKDPADYPVGSNAYVNTWILDSLRRYYFWNESLPKKPDLNQHPTVFFKSLLNAADRFSYMVDPQDPASYPPSNWNKFGFDYATVRTDDSNLIFGIIKYVYNDSPASRSGLKRGDYISRINGERLTISNAGRLQNELSTSGEGRLTIATWEGDALKDLRTVDLIAGVILEQSVKQHIFQLDTKKIGYLYLNDFSPGLAQSVIPNFNLFKNETIDALIIDIRYNPGGQVAEAAGVTALISGLAYNTPFITYTGNKNGGRKTESIGHSASSDHSMQYGQLLEASLGLKQLYLLVTGTTASAAELLINNLKPYVNVITIGETTRGKDQASFVIKDMRQTKTISWELHPIIYKLSNARGEGDYSTGIVPQHHVNELEYLPLKELGAADDPLVQRVFTLIQDGISTRMRKDDPKIAIDDIHVLTDSRQMQTAYDLLQTRN
- a CDS encoding TonB-dependent receptor → MNITIYSQNKRKFLKSYHQFVLLVVVGLLQCIIPLMGGCLHAQALQKKISLNVTSAPISSALRNLQTASGLQINYDGRIFSPAARVSLHVQNSSTESVLRQLLASSHVGYKNAGGNTVVLFKLPPPQAPGRVTGTVVDQRGDPLVGATVIVQGVGKSIMTDNKGNFSIELKAGIYTLDITYISYESQRITDVKIREGASTSLNIAMKASANTLSQVVVTSTFKKASISGLLVRQKNAPEISNGISAEQIASTPDRNTGESLKRIAGVNTMDNKFVIVRGIGERYNAAALDGTVLPSTEAQRRSFSFDMIPNAIVDNIVVVKSMTPDMNTSFGGGLIQINTKDIPTENFMTLGVGMSVNDQSVGEDFLSRKRGRYDYLGFDDGRRDFPSDLKTVSNISTIEEIVDQTRKFTHDNFTVYKYKALPSQNYQFTMGRLINIDTSGLKKFGFTGALSYRNNQIITNIERSARGSWNSNTAIAASGHSYEFNTTWGGIVNMGLQLGKQRFSSRNTYTHLYNNSFKKIMGVDADNNFNDKPNRIREADDPTFTTLLQNQLTGQHQFQQIKLEWNVARTGIDRKQKDIGIATQVPRIIGKDTLFFYDVRQLSEARFEPISKHFYTNSETHYSWNIAASIPFDLGFSEKNILKVGYFGIQRKSQFDWKILPLVTGTTFDQSLPYLPVGEWLKPENIRADGFLLLLDGWGNNYYAGKSRNHAGYFMFDNKINAQWRLVWGLRAEYYRYKEINNPSNSLNENEYGTFDRPEDKTWQWLPSANLTYSPSSAVNVRAAYSSTVVRPEMMDNSQFFSYSAYYDGLVGSAGISSTRVNSIDVKTEWFPGLGEILSVGGYYKYFDKPAELIADPTLDYGFRYTLKNSNWAKVYGIELEARKNLGFIHDAALLQNITVYGNLTYQQSKVEGLAMTNEVDPATGKEIMAPMRQKRALYGQTPYLLNAGIQYQEQRLGFNLVYNKSGRKTYFVTGLPRDTEYEQPREQLDAQLSYKFLKSRLEIRLNAGNLLNSISAFYTNRGSYEKNPDHQGGSLDFSNAERLKEGFTDNYEEGDLYTYRQRFGRTFGTAITYKF
- a CDS encoding vWA domain-containing protein translates to MKSRTRNRGFYFKLYDEPFQTPFDKLFDIFKELITHTSGDFDEAIDWLRELDKEFKLTTPEYTIDDFIADLKNKGYIRERLEFGGTGSVDLTSKMEKALRQNALDQIFGKMRKGRSGNHKTSQQGRSDESMGDLRSYQYGDSLEKIALTESLKNAQVNHGIGDFALSENDLVVEDTQFKSQMSTVLMIDISHSMILYGEDRITPAKKVAMALSELILTRYPKDSLDVIVFGNDAWPIAIKDLPYLQVGPFHTNTVAGLQLAMDILRRKRHANKQIFMITDGKPSCLNMPDGTYYKNPMGLDPFITGKCYSMAAQARKLGIPITTFMITADPYLQQFVDEFTASNQGKAYYTGLGDLGEMIFEDYEENRRKRIR
- a CDS encoding RNA polymerase sigma factor, which encodes MKRKATATNEQLLEQLRQGDKAAFQELYFRTRNKVMGFSYKFLRSQEDAKELTQEIFVKLWENREKIESSKNIETLLYVMVRYSMLDLWKRKLRYDNFLETQSRVEQHHDSTAQYIDYQECYAVLSKSIESLPQQAQKVYRLSREEGLSHQQIAEQLQISTHTVSNHIKRSMRQIRAYYNNSYPEAFGCILGLIFFLV